From one Planktothrix agardhii NIES-204 genomic stretch:
- a CDS encoding RNP-1 like RNA-binding protein: MSIYVGNLSYDVSEDDLKNVFKEYGEVKRVQLPKDRETGKVRGFAFVEMETETQEDKAIEELDGAEWMGRTMKVNKAKPKEDRGPGVGGRSAYGGGGGGGRGGGGGGGGGRGRY, encoded by the coding sequence ATGTCTATTTATGTCGGTAATCTTTCTTATGACGTTAGTGAAGACGATCTAAAAAATGTCTTTAAAGAGTACGGTGAGGTTAAACGGGTTCAACTTCCTAAAGACCGTGAAACAGGAAAAGTCAGAGGCTTTGCTTTTGTGGAAATGGAAACTGAAACGCAAGAAGACAAAGCCATTGAAGAGCTTGATGGAGCGGAATGGATGGGTCGAACCATGAAAGTGAACAAAGCCAAACCTAAAGAAGACCGAGGACCAGGTGTTGGTGGTCGTTCCGCCTATGGTGGTGGCGGTGGCGGTGGTCGCGGTGGTGGCGGTGGCGGTGGCGGTGGTCGTGGTCGCTATTAA
- a CDS encoding single-strand binding protein/primosomal replication protein n — protein sequence MAEIIQDPQLRYTPDNQIALTEMLVQFPGLRDVDPPATLKVIAWGNFAQEVHEKYHQGDQIIIEGRLGMNTIERQEGFKEKRAELTAQRIYPAQMDLSRPTQTFDPATPTQNKVVPLGSRRASTSASTTDEPQESRRPPTNSAPPRTTAPDEPDNPDYDPIPFMRPVPFQTIKMGLTDFWELEMNCPRVGFESRKF from the coding sequence ATGGCGGAGATCATTCAAGATCCGCAACTTCGTTATACCCCCGATAATCAAATTGCCCTTACTGAAATGTTGGTTCAGTTTCCCGGACTACGGGATGTCGATCCGCCCGCCACTTTAAAAGTAATCGCATGGGGAAATTTCGCGCAGGAAGTTCACGAAAAATATCATCAAGGAGATCAAATTATTATCGAAGGTCGTTTGGGAATGAATACCATTGAACGACAGGAAGGATTTAAGGAAAAGCGGGCAGAACTGACTGCCCAACGGATTTATCCGGCACAAATGGATCTTTCCAGACCCACCCAAACTTTCGATCCCGCCACCCCGACTCAAAACAAAGTGGTTCCCTTGGGCTCACGTCGCGCCAGCACTTCTGCCTCGACTACCGACGAACCCCAAGAATCCCGTCGTCCCCCGACTAATTCCGCCCCCCCTAGAACAACTGCCCCCGATGAACCCGATAACCCCGATTACGATCCGATTCCGTTTATGCGACCTGTCCCATTCCAAACAATTAAGATGGGATTGACTGACTTTTGGGAATTAGAAATGAATTGTCCCCGGGTTGGGTTTGAAAGTCGAAAATTTTAA
- a CDS encoding RNA-binding region RNP-1, giving the protein MTIYVGNLSYDVTETDLTQVFGEYGSVTDVQIPIDRETQRKRGFGFIKMATDDEETKAIGELDSAEWMGRVLKVNKARPREDRKPSDHSGRGWGNNRNSSRSY; this is encoded by the coding sequence ATGACGATTTATGTAGGCAATCTGTCTTACGACGTAACAGAAACCGACCTCACTCAAGTGTTTGGTGAATATGGTTCCGTTACAGATGTTCAAATTCCCATTGACCGGGAAACCCAAAGAAAACGGGGTTTTGGCTTCATCAAAATGGCAACGGATGACGAAGAAACCAAAGCAATTGGTGAACTCGATTCAGCAGAATGGATGGGTCGAGTCCTGAAGGTGAATAAAGCCAGACCTAGAGAAGATCGCAAGCCTTCTGATCATTCTGGTCGTGGCTGGGGAAATAACAGAAATAGCTCACGAAGCTACTAA
- a CDS encoding RNP-1 like RNA-binding protein: protein MSIYVGNLSYEVNEQDLRGVFKEYGNVKRVQLPTDRETGRVRGFAFVEMENDTEETAAIEALDGAEWMGRDLKVNKAKPKEDRGSGGGNRGGGSRGGYGGGGGGGGRGRY from the coding sequence ATGTCTATTTATGTCGGTAATCTTTCTTATGAAGTTAATGAACAAGATCTAAGAGGGGTCTTTAAAGAGTACGGTAATGTTAAGCGGGTTCAACTCCCGACAGATCGTGAAACAGGTCGAGTACGTGGCTTTGCTTTTGTGGAAATGGAAAATGACACAGAAGAAACAGCAGCTATTGAAGCACTAGATGGAGCCGAATGGATGGGTCGAGATTTGAAAGTTAACAAAGCCAAACCTAAAGAAGACCGAGGAAGTGGCGGTGGCAATCGTGGCGGTGGCAGTCGCGGTGGCTATGGTGGCGGTGGCGGTGGCGGTGGTCGTGGTCGCTATTAA